CGCCCCATGGGCTCGTGTGCGAATCGCGCCAGGGTAGGGGCCGACGGTGGGTCGCAAACCACGTGGCGACTGGCTCGTAGAGGTCGGGGCATGAAGGCATAGCGCTCCATGCTACCGAGATTCGGCAGGCGCTCGCGAGGACTACCTATGGGGCGCGCCGTTGAGGGGATGCAGGTAGGCGCGGTTGATCTCAAGGTCCGAGATTGGGCGTCGCTGCTGGAAGAAACAAGCGGACACAAGAAAGCCCCGGGGCGGGCGAAACCGTGAGGTTCGCGCCGTGCCGCCGGGGCGTGGTGCTTAACTCGCATATGCGAGTTAAGGCTTACTTGGTGTTCTGCGCCTTGAGAAGGTCGCGGATGTCGGTGAGAAGGTCGATGTCGGTGAGTTCCGTGACCTCCTCCGTGATGCCGCGGCGCTTCTTGTCGAGTTCACGCGCCTTGTTGACGGGCAGCACGAAGACGAAGTACACGACTGCCGCAGTGATGAGGAAGGAGATGACCGCGGAGATGATCGCACCAAAGTCGAGGGTCGTCGCTTTGTTGTCCGCGATGATGCGGTAGGCGAAGCCATCAACGTTTGCGCCGCCGAAAACGGCGACGACGGGCTGAATGAGGTGATCGACGAAAGCCTTGATGAGGGCGGTGAATGCACCGCCGATGACAACGCCGACCGCGAGGTCGAGAACGTTGCCCTTCATGATGAATTCTTTGAAGCCGTTCACGGCCGTTCCTTTCGATAAGGGTATTCGGAGCAGGTTCGGTCATCGCCGAAATAATCCCGCGAAAGTCAAACTAACCGACCACGGCGATAAAAGGGGGATCGTTCAGTGTGCAATGAGCAATAGTGGAAACTTGCGCCCGATCGATTTCGACTGTGGCCATGGTGCTGCTCGGGGCTGCGAGAGGCGATGCTTCGCCCGGTGCGCCGGTAAGAGGCGCGCGCAAGACGGCACGAACGTCGGTGAGGGGTGTGTCGTCGGCGAAACCTTCGGAACTCCCTGATGGCTTACAGATAATGCGGAGCTGTGTGCCTGGCTCTGCCGCATCCACGATCCCTCCGCTCGCAATCGGGATCGACACGAGTGCTCGATGCGCGGCAAGCGCCGATTCTTTTTCGCGCAGATGTTCGCGGAGCACGAGCGCACCCTTGCTGATCGAGCCCGCAGCGCTTTCACCAGCAATCTCTCGCGTGCTTCGCACCGCTCCTTCGGGAACGAGGTCGGGGCGCACCATCGTTGTCGTGAGATCCTGCTCCTCGATCGTGTCTCCCGGTGAAAGGTCACGCGCGGCAACGACGACCGCAACTCCGGGCAGAATGTGTGCGGCAAGTGGCGGCGCACTGACACTCATGAGCGCGGCGAGAACGACGAGGGTGACGAGCCCTCTGTTTTTGCGTACGGCACGGCGTAGGTGCGGGCCTGCTGTGGCAAGTGCGCGCTGAGCCCGCGCGAGCGATGATTCCTCTCCCATGAGCCCCACGCTAGGCGAGAATCCCCCCTCGTCTCCCGGCTCGAGGCGTCTGTGGGGAAGACGCGCGGCTGTGGAGCATGCCCCGTAGCGCGGGCGTTACGAGCGAGTATTCAGAGAAACGAGACCCGACTCGGTGAGGACCTCGGGGATCGGCACGTCATGAGGCTCGCGGGGGAGCGCGTCAAAATCAAGGAGCTCGGTCTCGTGGATCAGGGTGAGG
The window above is part of the Dermabacter vaginalis genome. Proteins encoded here:
- the mscL gene encoding large conductance mechanosensitive channel protein MscL, yielding MNGFKEFIMKGNVLDLAVGVVIGGAFTALIKAFVDHLIQPVVAVFGGANVDGFAYRIIADNKATTLDFGAIISAVISFLITAAVVYFVFVLPVNKARELDKKRRGITEEVTELTDIDLLTDIRDLLKAQNTK
- a CDS encoding SAF domain-containing protein; this translates as MGEESSLARAQRALATAGPHLRRAVRKNRGLVTLVVLAALMSVSAPPLAAHILPGVAVVVAARDLSPGDTIEEQDLTTTMVRPDLVPEGAVRSTREIAGESAAGSISKGALVLREHLREKESALAAHRALVSIPIASGGIVDAAEPGTQLRIICKPSGSSEGFADDTPLTDVRAVLRAPLTGAPGEASPLAAPSSTMATVEIDRAQVSTIAHCTLNDPPFIAVVG